A DNA window from Doryrhamphus excisus isolate RoL2022-K1 chromosome 2, RoL_Dexc_1.0, whole genome shotgun sequence contains the following coding sequences:
- the LOC131116290 gene encoding gonadotropin subunit beta-2-like isoform X2: MAPKMLTLVWTITAFWWINVPASCAAVFFPSCRTVLQKVSLEKDGCQSCHIVEAAICEGYCFNKDPVYMDAPWLFGPQKACVYEEVRYEKFKLSNCLPGVDPWIKYPVAISCKCHGYSPETTYNLMTPNKPDQCLHDDFDQDGYKVIH, translated from the exons ATGGCCCCAAAGATGTTGACCCTGGTTTGGACCATCACTGCTTTTTGGTGGATCAACGTTCCAG CATCATGCGCCGCCGTATTCTTTCCATCTTGTCGCACCGTCCTTCAAAAAGTATCCTTGGAGAAAGACGGATGTCAATCGTGTCACATCGTCGAGGCGGCCATTTGTGAGGGTTATTGTTTCAACAAG GACCCGGTCTACATGGATGCTCCTTGGCTCTTTGGCCCCCAGAAAGCGTGCGTGTACGAGGAAGTGCGTTACGAAAAGTTCAAGCTGTCCAACTGTCTTCCGGGAGTAGACCCGTGGATCAAGTACCCCGTGGCTATCAGTTGCAAATGTCATGGCTACTCTCCTGAAACGACATACAATCTCATGACACCCAACAAACCTGACCAATGTCTTCATGATGACTTTGACCAAGATGGCTATAAAGTCATCCACTAA
- the LOC131116290 gene encoding gonadotropin subunit beta-like isoform X3: MAPKMLTLVWTITAFWWINVPVSLEKDGCQSCHIVEAAICEGYCFNKDPVYMDAPWLFGPQKACVYEEVRYEKFKLSNCLPGVDPWIKYPVAISCKCHGYSPETTYNLMTPNKPDQCLHDDFDQDGYKVIH; the protein is encoded by the exons ATGGCCCCAAAGATGTTGACCCTGGTTTGGACCATCACTGCTTTTTGGTGGATCAACGTTCCAG TATCCTTGGAGAAAGACGGATGTCAATCGTGTCACATCGTCGAGGCGGCCATTTGTGAGGGTTATTGTTTCAACAAG GACCCGGTCTACATGGATGCTCCTTGGCTCTTTGGCCCCCAGAAAGCGTGCGTGTACGAGGAAGTGCGTTACGAAAAGTTCAAGCTGTCCAACTGTCTTCCGGGAGTAGACCCGTGGATCAAGTACCCCGTGGCTATCAGTTGCAAATGTCATGGCTACTCTCCTGAAACGACATACAATCTCATGACACCCAACAAACCTGACCAATGTCTTCATGATGACTTTGACCAAGATGGCTATAAAGTCATCCACTAA
- the LOC131116290 gene encoding gonadotropin subunit beta-2-like isoform X1: MAPKMLTLVWTITAFWWINVPEASCAAVFFPSCRTVLQKVSLEKDGCQSCHIVEAAICEGYCFNKDPVYMDAPWLFGPQKACVYEEVRYEKFKLSNCLPGVDPWIKYPVAISCKCHGYSPETTYNLMTPNKPDQCLHDDFDQDGYKVIH, translated from the exons ATGGCCCCAAAGATGTTGACCCTGGTTTGGACCATCACTGCTTTTTGGTGGATCAACGTTCCAG aagCATCATGCGCCGCCGTATTCTTTCCATCTTGTCGCACCGTCCTTCAAAAAGTATCCTTGGAGAAAGACGGATGTCAATCGTGTCACATCGTCGAGGCGGCCATTTGTGAGGGTTATTGTTTCAACAAG GACCCGGTCTACATGGATGCTCCTTGGCTCTTTGGCCCCCAGAAAGCGTGCGTGTACGAGGAAGTGCGTTACGAAAAGTTCAAGCTGTCCAACTGTCTTCCGGGAGTAGACCCGTGGATCAAGTACCCCGTGGCTATCAGTTGCAAATGTCATGGCTACTCTCCTGAAACGACATACAATCTCATGACACCCAACAAACCTGACCAATGTCTTCATGATGACTTTGACCAAGATGGCTATAAAGTCATCCACTAA
- the LOC131116274 gene encoding coxsackievirus and adenovirus receptor homolog has translation MVWVLRYLVMMLSFCSPGYGDLVINRGKTATFLCKYTLSSADGYYDIKWLKQLPSMKEPFYRGIVRFTNGNLYTDLYQPMKGRVSFRFPDPSKGDASIAIKDLQTSDTGTYVCKVRKSAEILKEEAFVMEVKDQYAPVICSVHGEPTLGMDVMFKCSSSENKKVRYTWKKTSGNKMLPPDAIEDTKKGELFINIRDNDDYGHYLCTVEGLASSKSCLVQLKDPLDPPPSDESPGTAFPVTPSKDPAFPSNDPMAPSNDPMASSNDPMASSNDPMASSKGDTTTIAAVTTTMLLLAIVCAVVGIWYWRKRIGSYAPNERGEVAQPRPDGATVLPQPSNGGHLYYDQVDDL, from the exons ATGGTGTGGGTGCTGCGGTATTTGGTGATGATGCTGAGCTTTTGTAGCCCAGGTTACGGTGACCTTGTGATAAATCGTGGAAAAACCGCCACATTTCTCTGCAAGTACACCCTATCCTCTGCTGACGGGTACTACGATATCAAGTGGTTGAAGCAGCTTCCAAGTATGAAGGAACCTTTTTACAGAGGCATTGTTAGGTTTACCAATGGCAACCTGTATACTGATCTGTACCAACCAATGAAGGGCAGGGTCTCCTTCAGATTTCCTGACCCCAGCAAAGGAGATGCTTCCATAGCCATCAAAGACTTGCAAACCTCCGACACCGGGACCTACGTGTGTAAAGTGCGAAAGTCAGCTGAAATACTTAAAGAAGAAGCCTTTGTCATGGAAGTGAAGGATCAGTATGCCCCCGTTATTTGTAGCGTGCACGGGGAGCCTACACTGGGTATGGATGTGATGTTCAAATGCAGTTCCTCAGAAAACAAAAAGGTGCGGTACACGTGGAAGAAGACCAGCGGAAACAAGATGTTGCCTCCCGACGCCATTGAGGACACTAAAAAAGGTGAATTGTTTATAAACATCAGAGACAACGACGACTATGGACACTATCTCTGTACGGTGGAAGGTCTGGCTTCCTCCAAAAGCTGTCTGGTCCAACTCAAGGATCCACTTGATCCACCACCGAGCGATGAATCTCCAGGCACTGCGTTCCCTGTGACCCCAAGCAAAGACCCAGCATTCCCCAGCAATGACCCAATGGCCCCCAGCAATGACCCAATGGCCTCCAGCAATGACCCAATGGCCTCCAGCAATGACCCAATGGCCTCCAGCAAAGGCGATACAACTACAATAGCGGCCGTGACGACCACCATGCTTTTGCTGGCTATCGTCTGTGCTGTGGTTGGTATCTGGTACTGGCGTAAGAGAATCGGTTCGTATGCCCCCAATGAAAGGGGGGAGGTGGCGCAACCTCGGCCAGACGGAGCCACCGTGCTGCCTCAACCATCAAACGGG GGACATCTCTACTATGACCAGGTGGATGATCTTTGA
- the LOC131117899 gene encoding T-cell immunoglobulin and mucin domain-containing protein 4-like isoform X2, whose amino-acid sequence MTSPVGRLLALACGLTLLLGCEFQKLYTAPFGANVTLDCYYEPEAEPRTVCWGRSVTDDWEDCKDEMIRTDGKMMVSRSSERYHFAGNIAEGDMSVTIMDVKEDDFGLYFCVSRTQKTMLELEVAAPPPTMAATPSAVTVNATPTMAATPSAVTVNATPTTSVDEKKINRGVLAASIVTPLALVMLAVAMVTTWYIKTRTASVDLVGSGHGVVLTKYTRLDV is encoded by the exons ATGACTTCTCCCGTCGGAAGACTCCTGGCTTTGGCTTGTGGTCTCACTCTCCTCCTGG GTTGTGAGTTCCAAAAGCTCTACACTGCCCCATTTGGGGCAAATGTCACTTTAGATTGCTATTATGAGCCCGAAGCAGAACCACGTACGGTATGCTGGGGTAGAAGTGTTACGGACGACTGGGAGGACTGCAAAGATGAGATGATCAGGACAGATGGGAAAATGATGGTCAGCAGATCCTCTGAACGTTACCACTTCGCCGGCAACATTGCTGAGGGTGATATGTCAGTGACCATCATGGATGTCAAGGAGGATGACTTTGGACTGTACTTCTGTGTGTCGCGCACCCAAAAAACGATGCTGGAGCTTGAGGTCGCAG CCCCACCTCCCACCATGGCCGCCACCCCCTCTGCTGTCACCGTGAACGCCACTCCCACCATGGCCGCCACCCCCTCTGCTGTCACCGTGAACGCCACTCCCACCACCTCCGTTGAT GAGAAGAAGATAAATCGAGGAGTTTTGGCGGCTTCCATTGTGACACCCCTGGCTCTGGTGATGCtggctgttgccatggttaccacaTGGtacatt AAAACCCGGACAGCAAGTGTAGACTT AGTGGGGTCGGGTCATGGCGTGGTGTTGACCAAGTACACCCGTTTGGAT GTGTag
- the LOC131117899 gene encoding T-cell immunoglobulin and mucin domain-containing protein 4-like isoform X1 yields MTSPVGRLLALACGLTLLLGCEFQKLYTAPFGANVTLDCYYEPEAEPRTVCWGRSVTDDWEDCKDEMIRTDGKMMVSRSSERYHFAGNIAEGDMSVTIMDVKEDDFGLYFCVSRTQKTMLELEVAAPPPTMAATPSAVTVNATPTMAATPSAVTVNATPTTSVDEKKINRGVLAASIVTPLALVMLAVAMVTTWYIKTRTASVDLLTMGISGEIPYEVGSGHGVVLTKYTRLDV; encoded by the exons ATGACTTCTCCCGTCGGAAGACTCCTGGCTTTGGCTTGTGGTCTCACTCTCCTCCTGG GTTGTGAGTTCCAAAAGCTCTACACTGCCCCATTTGGGGCAAATGTCACTTTAGATTGCTATTATGAGCCCGAAGCAGAACCACGTACGGTATGCTGGGGTAGAAGTGTTACGGACGACTGGGAGGACTGCAAAGATGAGATGATCAGGACAGATGGGAAAATGATGGTCAGCAGATCCTCTGAACGTTACCACTTCGCCGGCAACATTGCTGAGGGTGATATGTCAGTGACCATCATGGATGTCAAGGAGGATGACTTTGGACTGTACTTCTGTGTGTCGCGCACCCAAAAAACGATGCTGGAGCTTGAGGTCGCAG CCCCACCTCCCACCATGGCCGCCACCCCCTCTGCTGTCACCGTGAACGCCACTCCCACCATGGCCGCCACCCCCTCTGCTGTCACCGTGAACGCCACTCCCACCACCTCCGTTGAT GAGAAGAAGATAAATCGAGGAGTTTTGGCGGCTTCCATTGTGACACCCCTGGCTCTGGTGATGCtggctgttgccatggttaccacaTGGtacatt AAAACCCGGACAGCAAGTGTAGACTT GTTGACGATGGGGATCAGTGGGGAAATTCCTTACGA AGTGGGGTCGGGTCATGGCGTGGTGTTGACCAAGTACACCCGTTTGGAT GTGTag
- the LOC131108930 gene encoding hepatitis A virus cellular receptor 1 homolog: MTSPVGRLLALACGLTLLLGCEFQEPYTAPFGASVTLDCYYELEAEPHTVCWGRGVMEDWENCKDEMIRTDGKMMVSRSSERYNFAGNIAEGDASMTITDVKEDDSGLYFCVSRTQITRLELEVAAPPPTMAATPAVKMMMCREPTPADFEREAEDTLV; this comes from the exons ATGACTTCTCCCGTCGGAAGACTCCTGGCTTTGGCTTGTGGTCTCACTCTCCTCCTGG GTTGTGAGTTCCAAGAGCCCTACACTGCCCCATTTGGGGCAAGTGTCACTTTAGATTGCTATTATGAGCTCGAAGCAGAACCACATACGGTATGCTGGGGTAGAGGGGTTATGGAGGACTGGGAGAACTGCAAAGATGAGATGATCAGGACAGATGGGAAAATGATGGTCAGCAGATCCTCTGAACGTTACAACTTCGCCGGCAACATTGCTGAGGGTGATGCGTCAATGACCATCACGGATGTCAAGGAGGATGACTCTGGACTGTACTTCTGTGTGTCGCGCACCCAAATAACGAGGCTGGAGCTCGAGGTCGCAG CCCCACCTCCCACCATGGCCGCCACCCCCGCTGTCAAGATGATGAT GTGTagggagcctaccccagctgactttgagcgagaggcggaggACACCCTGGTCTGA